The sequence GTTTTTTATTTTAGAATGGAACGGTGGAAGTACAAATACGTTGACGCTCATTCAATATGGCGCAAAGTTTAATCCGCTTATTTTGCAAGGAGAATGGTGGCGCTTTTTCACCCCTATTGTTTTGCATATCGGTTTTTTACACTTGTTCATGAATACGTTTGCGCTATATTATTTAGGCTCACTTGTTGAAAAATTGTACGGCTCGTTTCGTTTTTTATTTATTTATCTTTTCGCTGGTTTTGCAGGTTCGCTTGCTAGTTTTTTATTTTCATCATCCGTATCTGCCGGGGCGTCTGGTGCCATTTTCGGATGTTTTGGGGCTTTGTTATACTTCGGAAAAGCAAAACCGCACATATTTTTTCGAACAATTGGAATGAACGTCATCACTGTCATCGGCATCAATTTAGCGTTCGGTCTCGTCGTTCCTAATATTGATAATGCGGGTCATATTGGCGGTTTAATTGGTGGGTTTTTAGCGGCAAATATCGTTCATTTCCCAAAGGAACGTGTTCGCTTTGGACAATGGTTTGCTGCTTTGTTCACAGCGGTCGTTACGCTCATTTGCTTATATATTGGCTTTCAACGACCGCCAGCAGATCAAGCACAACTTATTCTTGCGTTGTCCAAGCAATATATTGATGAACGGGAATACGGCCAAGCAGAGCAAATGTTAACACTCATTCATGAACAAGATGCTGAAGCATATAAGGCAGATTTTTTGCGTGCCTATATTCACATACAACAAAAAGATTACGATGATGCAAAACAATATTTATATGATGCCATCAAAAAAAACGACCGTTTTCATGAAGCGTATTATTATTTAGCGTTATTATATGCGGAAGAAAAAAACTATGAAAAAGCAAAACAAGCTGCAGAGCGTGCGTTGCAGCTTGAACCAAATAATGAGCAATATCAACGATTATTGCGTGAACTCGAGCAGTTGCTTTAATATGACGAGTTCTCTGTCTGCTGTTTCTGTTACGACAAACAGTTTACTGTAATCCTTTTTGATTAAAATAAGCGGAACGGTGCTACCGATTGGAGATTCAATCGAACCGTTCTGTTTTTTTATGCCTAAAAAATAATTTTTGTACAACCCTTCCCATAAGTTTCCGATCATCATTTCCGTTTCATTTGTTGTCAAATCCATAAACGGTTGCTCATTATATTGAACGAGCTCCGGTAAATACAAATGGTAATAATCGTCTGCTGGCAATATGTTCCCCATTTGATTAGCGGTTTTATTTACGATCGTTTGCGTTTGTTTATTTAATGTGTTTGCCCATGTTTTTTGTTCGGCTGTCGTTGGTTTACGAAACGATTGAAGTGGTGCGAAGGATGAGTCGATGACGTATAATACGTCCCCACTCATTTTTTGACTGCTTCGAATGTCATTGCCATTATGCAATTCTCCTTGGTGATATGAGATGGCTTGAAATAATCGACTTCCTTTTTGTTTGAGCTGTTTTTGCTGAATGAGACTTTTCCTGTTTTTTTTCCATTTCGTTTGTGTAGCAACAAGCCTTCCGTTAGCAAATAACAACGAAACATCTTGCCGAAGATAAGCAGTTCGATCAAGCGATGAAGTGACGATCCAATCGACGACATAGCGTGTTTCCTTCTTTTTGGGCTGTAGTGATAATTTTGTTTCGGCAGTTGTAAAGCGAACGGTCGGATCGATCGGGAAAAACATAATCGCTTCATGCGCTGGCCGTTTCAACGCTTGTATGATGATGACAAATGACAAAAGAAATATGCATATCGATAATAAACGTTTCATCTTATTCCTCCGGTCAAGCTTACATTTATAAAAAATGTATGTGCATATGACAGGAAATATGTATGAATACATTTACATGTGTCAAAGATGGATGGTAATGAATGTAAGGTAGGTGATTGGAGTGGAACGAGTATCTTCACGTCTTTCAGAAAACGTTTCATATATGAAGGAAAAGCTTGGAGTAGGGAAAAGTTTTGACGTCATTTACTTAGACGTGCATTATGCCGGAAAAGATATGGCGTTATTTATGATTGACGGATTTGTGAAAGATGACATTCTTCATTATTTAATGAAATTGTTATCTGAGCTACCAAATGGAACATTAGATGAACAACCGTTAGATAAATTATTAAAAACACATCTTCCGTATGTAGAGTTGGATCAAACAGATGATTTCGAACGGGTAATTGATGGTGTGTTGGCAGGACCGACAGCTTTGTTCGTTGATGGAATGGCAAAAGCGATTTTAATTGATGCACGCACATATCCTGTGCGAGGACCTCAAGAGCCAGATATGGAGCGTGTTGTTCGAGGTGCACGCGATGGATACGTGGAAACGATTGTATTTAACACAGCGCTAACAAGACGGCGCGTGCGAGATCGTTCATTACGAATGGAATATATGCAAATTGGTCGCCGCTCAAAAACGGATGTCTGTGTTTGCTATATTGAAGATATTGCGAATTCACACATTGTGGAAGAAGTGAAACAGTCATTAGCCAAAATTGATACAGACGGCTTGCCAATGGGGGAAAAAACGGTAGAAGAATTTATTTCAGGCAGGCACTTCAACCCATATCCTGTCGTTCGTTATACAGAAAGGCCAGATACGGCCGCAGCTCATTTATATGAAGGACATGTTCTCATTTTTGTCGATGGGTCTCCGAGCGTGTTAATTACACCTGCAACATTTTGGCATCATCTGCAGCATGCAGAAGAATATAGAAATAAACCAATTGTTGGTGCATATTTGCGCTTTGTTCGGTTTCTTGCGGTATGGCTATCGATTTTTTTATTACCGCTTTGGTATATGTGGATGAAAACACCAGAGCTCGTGCCACATGCATTATCGTTTGTCGCAAAATCAACGGAAGGGAATATTCCGTTGTTTGGACAAATTTTACTGATCGAATTTGGATTAGATATGTTGCGAATGGCAGCTATTCACACCCCCTCTGCCTTAGCGACAGCACTTGGGCTTGTTGCAGCATTGATGATTGGTGGAATTGCAGTTGAGGTTGGCTTATTTTCTAACGAAGTCATTTTATATTTTGCGATGGCGACGATCGGGACGTTTGCGACACCGAGTTATGAGCTAGGACTAGCCAATCGGCTCGTTCGCCTCGCTTTGCTCGTTGTTACAGCATTATTTGGTGTCATTGGCTACGTTGTTGGTATTACTGCATGGTTAGTTATGCTTGCTCGCATGCAATCGTTTGGCGTTCCGTATTTATGGCCGTTTATTCCATTTTCATATCGTGGGATGCGCGATGTGCTCATCCGTTCCCCAATTCCGTTAAAAAATCGACGACCGACTGTCTTGCACCCGAAAGATCCGGATCGGTAAGATGTGAAAAATGTCGCAAAGTTATTGTTCAGTTCTTGACGCCCTTTTGTTTTCTTTATACATTTAGAATATGTAGATTGCAAACGCTTATACACGATAGGTGAAGAACATGAAATCTGTATACGATGTACAACAATTGTTAAAAAAGTATGGAACGATTATTTACGTCGGTGACCGCCTCGCTGATTTGGAATTGATGGAAGACGAACTGAAAGAATTATTTCAAGCGCAGCTCATTGACGTAAAAGATTATCAAATGGCGCTTCTTATTTTGCGTCATGAAGCACAAATCGAACGAGAAAAAAGAGAAAAAGGGATGAAAGAACAATGGAACAATGGTTAGTTGGAGTGGATTTAGGCGGAACGACAGTCAAATTAGCGTTTGTGAACATGTATGGGGAAATCATTTGTAAATGGGAGATTCCAACGGATAAATCCGAACAAGGGAAACATATTACAACACACATTGCAAAAGCCATTGATGAAAAGTTACGTGAATTAGATGAATCAAAAGAACGGTTGATCGGCATTGGCATCGGTGCACCAGGACCTGTTAATATGGCGACAGGAGATATTTATGAAGCTGTAAATTTGGGGTGGAAAAACTTCCCTTTGAAAGACCGTTTGGAAATGGAAACAGGTCTTCCTGTCGTTGTTGATAACGATGCGAACATTGCAGCGATCGGAGAAATGTGGAAAGGGGCGGGTAATGGCGCGAAAAATTTAATTCTCGTCACGCTTGGCACAGGTGTTGGTGGCGGTGTGATCGTAAACGGTCAAATCGTGCATGGGGCAAACGGTGCTGGTGGAGAAATTGGCCATATCACGTCCATTCCAGAAGGAGGGGCATCTTGTAATTGCGGTAAAACAGGATGTTTAGAGACGATCGCTTCAGCGACAGGTATTGCACGTATCGCGACAGAGCGCTTGCAACAAACCGATGAGCCAAGCCGGTTGCGCGACGTATGGAAACAAACAGGAGTCGTTACTGCGAAAGATGTGTTTGATGCCGCGAAAGAAA comes from Anoxybacillus flavithermus and encodes:
- a CDS encoding rhomboid family protein; amino-acid sequence: MIAKGEGRLGIRFDFVYWQMMFQLLQMNYEIVYLSPDEREVWLQSTRERKAPLVRLVRTDMDWGVSLKNDMNRALVAVDEWRKRQFRRQLQVINVYVMMYPPVDDWELYVERPFTTERVHMQTYVMHLYNMYDVLHKLSTQFHQSLKVYVPDDSPMLQQELQTFKQHVLSFAERMYENERRIFERGKARFTYVFIALQIVMFFILEWNGGSTNTLTLIQYGAKFNPLILQGEWWRFFTPIVLHIGFLHLFMNTFALYYLGSLVEKLYGSFRFLFIYLFAGFAGSLASFLFSSSVSAGASGAIFGCFGALLYFGKAKPHIFFRTIGMNVITVIGINLAFGLVVPNIDNAGHIGGLIGGFLAANIVHFPKERVRFGQWFAALFTAVVTLICLYIGFQRPPADQAQLILALSKQYIDEREYGQAEQMLTLIHEQDAEAYKADFLRAYIHIQQKDYDDAKQYLYDAIKKNDRFHEAYYYLALLYAEEKNYEKAKQAAERALQLEPNNEQYQRLLRELEQLL
- a CDS encoding spore germination protein encodes the protein MKEKLGVGKSFDVIYLDVHYAGKDMALFMIDGFVKDDILHYLMKLLSELPNGTLDEQPLDKLLKTHLPYVELDQTDDFERVIDGVLAGPTALFVDGMAKAILIDARTYPVRGPQEPDMERVVRGARDGYVETIVFNTALTRRRVRDRSLRMEYMQIGRRSKTDVCVCYIEDIANSHIVEEVKQSLAKIDTDGLPMGEKTVEEFISGRHFNPYPVVRYTERPDTAAAHLYEGHVLIFVDGSPSVLITPATFWHHLQHAEEYRNKPIVGAYLRFVRFLAVWLSIFLLPLWYMWMKTPELVPHALSFVAKSTEGNIPLFGQILLIEFGLDMLRMAAIHTPSALATALGLVAALMIGGIAVEVGLFSNEVILYFAMATIGTFATPSYELGLANRLVRLALLVVTALFGVIGYVVGITAWLVMLARMQSFGVPYLWPFIPFSYRGMRDVLIRSPIPLKNRRPTVLHPKDPDR
- a CDS encoding YqgQ family protein, coding for MKSVYDVQQLLKKYGTIIYVGDRLADLELMEDELKELFQAQLIDVKDYQMALLILRHEAQIEREKREKGMKEQWNNG
- a CDS encoding ROK family glucokinase → MEQWLVGVDLGGTTVKLAFVNMYGEIICKWEIPTDKSEQGKHITTHIAKAIDEKLRELDESKERLIGIGIGAPGPVNMATGDIYEAVNLGWKNFPLKDRLEMETGLPVVVDNDANIAAIGEMWKGAGNGAKNLILVTLGTGVGGGVIVNGQIVHGANGAGGEIGHITSIPEGGASCNCGKTGCLETIASATGIARIATERLQQTDEPSRLRDVWKQTGVVTAKDVFDAAKENDALALQIVDEVTFHLGLALAHLANGLNPEKIVIGGGVSKAGDMLAQAVARHFKRFAFPRVAEAAEIVIATLGNDAGVIGGAWLVKTNML